The following coding sequences are from one Planctomycetaceae bacterium window:
- a CDS encoding ABC transporter ATP-binding protein: MILEGTNLEFSYGAAAVLAGVDIRIERGITAVIGPNAAGKSTLLKCLCGLLRPQGRVTLNGRDLRAMSRKDVARDVGYLPQNVSTQAVLTVFEAVLLGRLHTLEWHVSESDIQAVEGVLHDVGVTALAGRGINQLSGGQLQLVSIAQALAREPAVLLLDEPTSNLDLRRQFEICMLLASLRAARDLSVAVAVHDLNAAARFADTVYVLHQGRIYGSGAPADVLTREMMAEVYGIDASVTYDASGLPMITPLGLRTIADL; the protein is encoded by the coding sequence GTGATTCTTGAGGGAACCAACCTGGAGTTTTCGTACGGCGCCGCAGCCGTGCTGGCAGGGGTGGATATCCGCATCGAGCGCGGGATCACGGCTGTCATCGGGCCCAACGCCGCGGGCAAGAGCACGCTGCTCAAATGCCTTTGCGGGCTGCTGCGCCCGCAGGGGCGGGTCACGCTCAACGGGCGCGACTTGCGGGCGATGTCGCGCAAGGACGTGGCGCGCGACGTGGGCTATCTGCCCCAGAATGTCTCGACCCAGGCGGTGCTGACGGTCTTCGAGGCCGTGCTGCTGGGGCGGCTGCACACGCTGGAATGGCACGTCAGCGAGAGCGACATCCAGGCCGTCGAGGGCGTGCTGCACGACGTCGGCGTGACCGCCCTGGCGGGGCGCGGGATCAACCAGCTCAGCGGCGGCCAACTCCAACTGGTGAGCATCGCCCAGGCGCTGGCGCGCGAGCCGGCGGTGCTGCTGCTGGATGAGCCCACGTCGAATCTCGACCTGCGCCGCCAGTTCGAGATCTGCATGCTGCTGGCGTCGCTGCGGGCGGCGCGCGACCTGAGCGTCGCCGTCGCCGTGCATGACCTCAATGCCGCCGCGCGCTTCGCCGACACCGTCTACGTGCTCCACCAGGGACGCATCTACGGATCCGGCGCGCCCGCCGACGTGCTGACGCGCGAGATGATGGCCGAGGTGTACGGCATCGACGCGTCGGTGACGTACGACGCGTCCGGTCTGCCCATGATCACGCCGCTGGGGCTGAGAACGATTGCGGATTTGTGA
- a CDS encoding iron ABC transporter permease: MNSRTPHVAAAVAASGSQYRRMGRRRLMVLAAAAAAVLVALVIDVMTGPATLSVGQVLAAVCTPEHVEPAHRTILWTFRMPTALMAAAVGAALAVAGVQMQTILNNPLASPYTLGVSAAASFGAALAMIVPVALPLAVAVPASAFVFAMLSCMAIFAVARLRGAGTETVVLGGVALLFLFNSGVALMQYLASENQLQAIVFWIFGSLQGATWEKLAVVSCVLASSMVLLAMSSWRLTALRLGESHARSLGVDVQRLRLRTLALVSVLTAAAVCFAGAIGFIGLVAPHLARRMVGEDQRYLLPLSALLGAVLLTSASAVCKAVLPGAVLPVGIATAVLGVPFFAAMILTSRKSYW; this comes from the coding sequence ATGAACTCCCGGACGCCACATGTCGCGGCCGCTGTCGCCGCCTCGGGCAGCCAGTACCGCCGGATGGGGCGGCGGCGGTTGATGGTTCTGGCCGCGGCGGCTGCGGCGGTGCTGGTGGCGCTGGTGATCGACGTGATGACCGGGCCGGCGACGCTTTCGGTGGGGCAGGTCCTGGCAGCGGTGTGTACGCCCGAGCACGTCGAGCCTGCCCATCGCACGATCCTGTGGACCTTCCGCATGCCCACGGCGCTGATGGCCGCGGCAGTCGGGGCGGCGCTGGCGGTGGCCGGGGTGCAGATGCAGACGATCCTGAACAACCCGCTGGCCAGCCCGTACACGCTGGGGGTATCGGCGGCCGCGAGCTTCGGCGCGGCGCTGGCGATGATCGTTCCGGTGGCCCTGCCGCTGGCGGTGGCAGTTCCGGCGTCGGCATTTGTTTTTGCGATGCTCTCGTGCATGGCGATCTTCGCTGTGGCACGCCTTCGCGGCGCCGGCACTGAGACGGTCGTTCTGGGCGGGGTGGCGTTGCTGTTCCTGTTCAACTCGGGCGTGGCCCTGATGCAGTACCTGGCGTCGGAAAACCAGTTGCAGGCCATCGTGTTCTGGATCTTCGGCAGCCTCCAGGGCGCCACGTGGGAGAAACTGGCCGTCGTCTCGTGCGTTCTGGCGTCGTCGATGGTTCTTCTGGCGATGAGCAGTTGGCGGCTGACCGCCCTGCGCCTGGGCGAGAGCCACGCCCGCAGCCTGGGCGTCGACGTGCAGCGTCTTCGCCTGCGGACCCTGGCGCTGGTGTCGGTGCTGACTGCCGCGGCGGTGTGTTTCGCCGGGGCGATCGGGTTCATCGGGCTGGTGGCCCCGCACCTGGCGCGGAGGATGGTGGGGGAGGACCAGCGGTACCTGCTGCCGCTTTCGGCGCTGCTGGGAGCGGTGCTGCTGACGTCGGCATCGGCGGTGTGCAAGGCGGTGCTGCCCGGGGCGGTGCTGCCGGTGGGCATCGCCACAGCGGTGCTGGGTGTTCCGTTTTTCGCAGCGATGATCCTGACGTCGAGGAAGTCTTACTGGTGA
- a CDS encoding ABC transporter substrate-binding protein — MRKTVLIVVPALAAIAAAAVFFRAHSSLNRASLPSAAGPTVTLTDLAGRSVTLPARIERIVLIRSRDIYSLSMLLGDEVETKIVAWGPDVQTSDKDAYAKYLHRYPRLGQIPLLGSVFSDAVSVEAVLALKPDLVVGDVFMIERGYKCIEKLQQAAVPIVFTDQSSDPYSGPQRSIAMLGRALGKESRAREIVAFMNQELEKVLSRLGTIKPGGPSVYIESGHLGPSQYGNSYGSDSSGKSTAWGMALSRLPCRNIALGVAPAMGPISAEHLLKSDPDVIVITGANWPAAADTMHLGYSTSPGEARKLLEGFTRRPGWEHLSAVRNRRVYTVFHGFVMHPTFYACVQQMAKWFYPQTFADLDPAASLGEFHKRFMPFECSGTWMLELDGSDR, encoded by the coding sequence GTGCGCAAGACTGTATTGATTGTCGTGCCTGCTCTTGCTGCCATTGCGGCCGCGGCGGTTTTCTTTCGCGCCCACTCCAGCCTCAATCGCGCCTCCTTGCCTTCGGCGGCGGGCCCGACGGTGACGCTGACGGACCTGGCCGGGCGCAGCGTCACCCTGCCGGCGCGCATCGAGCGGATCGTGCTGATCCGCAGCCGCGACATCTACTCGCTGTCGATGCTGCTGGGCGATGAAGTGGAGACGAAGATCGTCGCGTGGGGTCCCGACGTCCAGACCTCCGACAAGGACGCCTACGCCAAGTACCTCCATCGCTACCCGCGCCTGGGGCAGATACCGCTGCTGGGGTCGGTCTTCTCCGATGCGGTGAGCGTCGAGGCCGTCCTGGCACTCAAGCCCGACCTGGTCGTCGGCGACGTGTTCATGATCGAACGCGGGTACAAGTGCATCGAAAAACTCCAGCAGGCCGCTGTGCCGATCGTCTTCACCGATCAATCCAGCGACCCGTACAGCGGCCCCCAGCGAAGCATCGCCATGCTCGGCCGCGCCTTGGGCAAAGAGTCGCGGGCGCGGGAGATTGTCGCCTTCATGAACCAGGAGTTGGAGAAGGTGTTGTCGCGGCTGGGAACGATCAAGCCGGGCGGCCCGTCGGTGTATATCGAGAGCGGGCACCTGGGTCCGTCGCAGTACGGTAACTCGTACGGCAGCGACAGCAGCGGCAAGAGCACCGCCTGGGGCATGGCGCTGTCGCGCCTTCCGTGCCGCAACATCGCCCTGGGCGTCGCGCCGGCCATGGGGCCCATCAGCGCCGAGCACCTCCTCAAGAGCGACCCGGACGTGATCGTGATCACCGGGGCGAACTGGCCGGCGGCTGCCGACACGATGCATCTGGGCTACAGCACCTCGCCCGGCGAGGCTCGCAAGTTGTTAGAGGGTTTTACCAGGCGGCCGGGGTGGGAGCATCTGTCCGCCGTCAGGAACCGCCGCGTCTACACGGTGTTTCATGGATTTGTGATGCATCCGACGTTCTATGCCTGCGTGCAGCAGATGGCCAAGTGGTTCTATCCACAAACATTCGCGGACCTGGACCCGGCGGCGTCGCTGGGCGAGTTCCACAAGCGGTTCATGCCCTTCGAGTGCAGCGGCACGTGGATGCTTGAACTGGACGGGAGCGATCGATGA
- a CDS encoding hydantoinase/oxoprolinase family protein translates to MEKINRVHVIACGVLAVDLKDLVARLGFDVSLSFLPGGLHSTPRELRRRLQEAVDEATAQKRGDLIAIGYGVCGLGAVGIHARTIPLAIPRVNDCIALFLGSDSAYKEQFARFPGTYYISAGWVEEKATPQCSADKGADGNFKDAEFQDLLAKHGQENAHAIRYFLNSWQRNYQRGAFIDTGAQGRRRYADIAEAMSKEFGWKYEELAGSHDLLKRLLTQRYTSDEILIVPPHHVTTFDAVSRGLKAVPVWETDGGPSRNSTLVFDAPAAAGAGARAARLGLGIDAGGTYTDVAIYDFQSNAVLSKAKALTTKWDFTIGINKALDQLDHAMLADVDLVAISTTLATNAIVEGRGQKVGLLILPPYGLFDDADIAYRPIAVLTGKLEIDGREIAPIDPAQVRTIVREMIDKQQVTAFAVTGYASHVNPDHELQVKAIIQEMTALHVSCGHEVAKGVNYRLRAETAALNARIIPCLEAFIADVQKSLHKRGIDAPRMVVKSDGSLMTMQTAGEKPIETILSGPAASVAGARYLAGVKDAIVVDIGGTTTDTAVIRDGVVQTREDGATVGGWKTLVNALDMRTLGLGGDSRIAYEKQRTRIGPRRIAPVAWLAAHHDGVGRTLDYLQRRLDWFDTSSGGMDMLVLNGRDHRLALSDHEAAILDALHGGPLCLDELARRVDCVAWELLPLTRLEENHIVQRCGLTPTDLLHATGQVSLWDGAASRRMTELYGALAGLDFQQFAQDALDLFVRMLALELLKKQMDEHVDANALDHSPAGMALVHNLLAGGGEGYRVRVQLKRPIVGIGAPVHFFLPQAAALLETQAIIPPNADVANAIGAVTSSVFIQKRVEIVPNEFGRYQLEGLPGAATFANLEDAQQAAIDLLQHHVRELAARAGTSQRRVEILLHDQVAAVADGGQLFLGRKLEARLTGRPDLAALSS, encoded by the coding sequence GTGGAAAAGATCAATCGCGTTCACGTGATCGCCTGCGGCGTGCTGGCGGTCGATCTCAAGGACCTCGTCGCCAGGCTGGGCTTCGACGTCTCGCTGTCGTTCCTGCCCGGCGGGCTGCACAGCACCCCGCGAGAGCTGCGCCGCCGGCTGCAGGAAGCCGTCGACGAGGCCACCGCCCAGAAGCGCGGCGATCTGATCGCCATCGGCTACGGCGTGTGCGGGCTGGGGGCGGTGGGCATTCACGCGCGGACGATCCCGCTGGCGATTCCGCGCGTCAACGACTGCATCGCCCTGTTCCTGGGCTCCGACAGCGCGTACAAGGAGCAGTTCGCCCGCTTTCCGGGCACGTATTACATCTCGGCCGGCTGGGTCGAGGAGAAGGCCACCCCGCAATGCTCGGCCGACAAAGGGGCCGACGGCAATTTCAAAGACGCCGAGTTCCAGGATCTCCTGGCCAAACACGGGCAGGAAAACGCACACGCCATCCGCTACTTCCTCAATAGCTGGCAGAGGAACTATCAGCGCGGGGCGTTCATCGACACCGGCGCGCAAGGCCGCCGGCGCTACGCCGACATCGCCGAAGCCATGAGCAAGGAGTTCGGCTGGAAGTACGAAGAGCTCGCCGGCAGCCACGACCTGCTCAAGCGCCTGCTGACGCAGCGGTACACCAGCGATGAGATCCTGATCGTGCCGCCCCACCACGTGACAACCTTCGACGCCGTCTCTCGCGGTCTCAAGGCCGTGCCCGTGTGGGAGACTGACGGCGGCCCGTCGCGTAACAGCACGCTGGTCTTCGACGCCCCGGCCGCTGCCGGCGCCGGCGCCCGTGCGGCGCGGCTGGGCCTGGGCATCGACGCCGGCGGCACGTACACCGACGTGGCGATCTACGACTTCCAGTCCAACGCCGTGCTGTCCAAGGCCAAGGCCCTGACCACCAAGTGGGACTTCACCATCGGCATCAACAAGGCCCTGGACCAGCTCGACCACGCGATGCTCGCCGATGTGGACCTTGTGGCCATCTCGACGACGCTGGCGACCAACGCCATCGTCGAGGGGCGCGGGCAGAAGGTCGGCCTGCTGATCCTGCCGCCGTACGGCTTGTTCGACGACGCCGACATCGCCTACCGCCCCATCGCCGTGCTGACGGGCAAGCTTGAAATCGACGGGCGCGAAATTGCCCCGATCGACCCGGCCCAGGTGCGAACGATCGTGCGCGAGATGATCGACAAGCAGCAGGTCACCGCCTTCGCCGTAACCGGCTACGCCAGCCACGTCAACCCCGACCACGAGCTGCAGGTCAAGGCCATCATCCAGGAGATGACCGCCCTGCACGTCAGTTGCGGACACGAGGTGGCCAAGGGCGTGAACTACCGCCTGCGGGCCGAGACGGCCGCCCTGAACGCCCGCATCATCCCCTGCCTCGAGGCGTTCATCGCCGACGTGCAGAAGTCGCTGCACAAGCGCGGCATCGACGCGCCGCGAATGGTCGTCAAAAGCGACGGCTCGCTCATGACCATGCAGACCGCCGGCGAGAAGCCCATCGAGACGATCCTGTCGGGCCCTGCCGCCAGTGTCGCCGGGGCACGATACCTGGCCGGCGTCAAAGACGCCATCGTCGTCGACATCGGCGGCACGACGACGGATACTGCCGTCATCCGCGACGGCGTCGTCCAGACGCGCGAGGACGGCGCCACCGTCGGCGGCTGGAAGACCCTCGTCAACGCCCTGGACATGCGCACGCTGGGCCTGGGCGGCGACAGCCGGATCGCTTACGAAAAGCAGCGAACCCGCATCGGTCCTCGGCGCATCGCGCCGGTGGCCTGGCTGGCCGCGCATCATGATGGCGTCGGCCGCACCCTCGACTATCTCCAGCGGCGCCTGGACTGGTTCGACACCTCCAGCGGCGGCATGGACATGCTCGTCCTCAACGGGCGAGACCACCGCCTGGCCCTGAGCGATCACGAAGCCGCCATCCTGGATGCCCTGCACGGCGGCCCGTTGTGCCTGGACGAACTGGCCCGCCGCGTCGACTGCGTCGCCTGGGAGTTGCTGCCCCTGACGCGCCTGGAGGAGAACCACATCGTGCAACGATGCGGCCTGACGCCCACCGATCTGCTGCACGCGACCGGGCAGGTGAGCCTCTGGGACGGCGCCGCTTCGCGCCGCATGACCGAGCTTTACGGAGCACTGGCCGGGCTCGACTTTCAGCAGTTCGCCCAGGACGCTCTCGATCTGTTCGTGCGGATGCTCGCACTGGAGTTGCTCAAGAAGCAGATGGACGAGCACGTCGATGCCAACGCCCTCGATCACAGCCCCGCGGGCATGGCCCTGGTACACAACCTGCTCGCCGGCGGCGGCGAGGGCTATCGCGTGCGCGTGCAACTTAAGCGACCCATCGTCGGCATCGGGGCGCCGGTGCATTTCTTCCTGCCCCAGGCCGCCGCGCTGCTGGAAACGCAGGCCATCATCCCGCCCAACGCCGACGTGGCCAATGCCATCGGTGCCGTCACCAGCTCGGTGTTCATCCAGAAACGGGTCGAGATCGTTCCCAACGAGTTCGGCCGCTACCAACTCGAAGGCCTGCCCGGAGCGGCGACATTCGCCAATCTCGAAGACGCCCAGCAGGCCGCCATCGACCTGCTGCAGCACCATGTGCGGGAACTGGCCGCCCGCGCCGGAACCAGCCAGCGCCGAGTCGAGATCCTCCTGCACGACCAGGTGGCCGCCGTCGCCGACGGCGGGCAGCTATTCCTCGGCCGCAAACTCGAAGCCCGCCTCACCGGCCGCCCCGACCTGGCGGCGCTATCCAGCTAG
- a CDS encoding Do family serine endopeptidase, giving the protein MLQKKRWIPVAVFASIFAYVAIDGARLIHNFTFAVTKARTEALRQQLGPLAKSDALSPLFAQISASIKPAVVEVRVVKKVRMESSPEMNEFLRHFFGDSGSSETQPKMREFLKRGLGNGVVVDAGKGYILTNYHLIAEADLVRIALPDGRSLKVEWTRSDPQTDLAVVKVNADNLIDAPLGDSDAIHVGNWVLAIGSPQGLEQTVTAGIISAKGRNTGQTNTFQSFIQTDAAVNRGNSGGPLVNMKGEVIGINTAILTESGGSEGIGFAVPSNMAINIMKQLIDKGKVSRGFLGITTQSVSPNLARSFSLPDAQGVLVTMIDPGSPAAKAGIKEGDFITALGGKGVAEPNELRTATAALPPGKQVDIEYYRAGKKTSLSLTPQEQPAATASPSAVVVPRGSDLAQFGMVVDTMTHELAMQYGYDGVPRGVLITKVRPGSAADGQGLTAGMVITQVQEQEVSSTEQLHTLIRNSVATHGVRLRTMTSSGRVSFSFLTPEEPANP; this is encoded by the coding sequence ATGCTGCAAAAGAAGCGATGGATTCCAGTGGCTGTGTTCGCGAGCATTTTCGCGTATGTCGCCATCGACGGGGCGCGGCTGATTCACAACTTCACCTTCGCCGTCACCAAGGCCAGGACCGAGGCGCTGCGCCAGCAGTTGGGTCCGCTGGCCAAGTCCGACGCGCTATCGCCGTTGTTCGCGCAGATTTCCGCGTCGATCAAACCCGCCGTCGTCGAGGTGCGGGTCGTCAAGAAGGTGCGCATGGAGTCCTCGCCGGAGATGAACGAGTTCCTGCGGCACTTCTTCGGCGACAGCGGAAGCAGCGAAACGCAGCCGAAAATGCGCGAGTTCCTCAAGCGCGGGCTGGGCAACGGCGTCGTCGTCGACGCCGGCAAGGGCTATATCCTGACCAACTACCACCTGATCGCCGAGGCCGACCTGGTCCGCATCGCCCTGCCCGACGGGCGATCGCTCAAAGTGGAATGGACCCGTAGCGATCCCCAGACCGACCTGGCGGTCGTGAAAGTCAACGCCGACAATCTCATCGACGCCCCCCTGGGCGACAGCGACGCCATCCACGTGGGCAACTGGGTGCTGGCCATCGGCTCGCCCCAGGGGCTTGAACAGACCGTCACCGCCGGAATCATCTCGGCCAAGGGACGCAACACCGGACAGACCAACACGTTTCAGAGCTTCATCCAGACAGACGCGGCCGTCAACCGCGGCAACAGCGGCGGACCGCTGGTGAACATGAAGGGCGAAGTAATCGGGATCAACACGGCGATCCTGACCGAGAGCGGCGGCAGCGAGGGGATCGGGTTCGCCGTTCCTTCGAATATGGCCATAAACATCATGAAGCAGCTCATCGACAAGGGGAAAGTGTCGCGCGGATTCCTGGGCATCACGACCCAGAGCGTCAGCCCCAACCTCGCCAGGAGCTTCAGCCTGCCCGACGCCCAAGGGGTTCTGGTGACGATGATCGACCCGGGAAGCCCCGCCGCCAAGGCGGGAATCAAGGAAGGCGACTTCATTACCGCCCTGGGCGGAAAGGGCGTCGCCGAACCCAACGAACTGCGGACGGCCACCGCCGCCCTGCCGCCGGGAAAACAGGTGGACATCGAGTACTACCGCGCGGGCAAAAAGACCTCCCTGTCGCTGACGCCCCAGGAGCAACCTGCCGCGACGGCCTCGCCCAGTGCGGTTGTGGTCCCGCGCGGTTCGGACCTGGCGCAGTTTGGAATGGTCGTTGATACCATGACGCACGAACTGGCGATGCAGTACGGTTACGACGGGGTGCCCCGCGGGGTCCTCATCACCAAGGTGCGTCCGGGTTCGGCCGCCGATGGGCAGGGGCTCACGGCGGGCATGGTCATCACGCAGGTCCAGGAGCAGGAAGTCTCCTCGACCGAGCAGCTCCACACCCTCATCCGCAACAGCGTCGCGACGCACGGGGTGCGCCTGCGCACGATGACATCTTCGGGACGCGTGTCGTTTTCGTTCCTGACCCCCGAGGAACCGGCCAACCCGTAG
- a CDS encoding DUF3862 domain-containing protein, producing MNKSVTIAAVALAAALVLAPMACNRLTHTNYDRIRTGMTVDQVKDILGEPQEVDSGGGEILGVGASGTSMVWRSGNKTITVVFVNNQVVSKSMSNL from the coding sequence ATGAACAAGTCGGTCACGATCGCCGCCGTCGCGTTGGCGGCGGCGCTGGTCCTGGCGCCGATGGCGTGCAACAGGCTCACCCACACCAACTACGATCGCATCCGGACCGGCATGACGGTCGACCAGGTCAAAGACATCCTGGGCGAGCCGCAGGAAGTCGATTCCGGCGGCGGCGAGATCCTGGGCGTCGGCGCCTCGGGAACCAGCATGGTCTGGCGATCGGGCAACAAGACCATCACCGTCGTCTTCGTCAACAACCAGGTGGTCTCCAAGTCGATGTCGAACCTGTAG
- a CDS encoding prepilin-type N-terminal cleavage/methylation domain-containing protein, whose translation MRRTTRVNAFTLVELLVVIAIIAVLVAILVPVIGNALVSARSVACSTTLKSLGAAWRRHAMDHNDLAVAGRDYTDPVYYKFWSGAQERPPASASDLTKYHPDMSPLMPYMGDGRMDACPAWSGLPNNGQMGIGYNWYYFSYYDGTPAGGGPKTFNWTNIHSIQRPASKVCFADCARNVKSNPNLLETTPFLNPPSQDYPGFHARHGGKGNVLWVDGHVGEERAKWIRAAYTATGQAAITLEQAKSNNVGDLDMDENPATDELFTVD comes from the coding sequence ATGAGAAGAACAACGAGAGTCAACGCCTTTACCCTTGTGGAACTGCTGGTGGTGATTGCCATCATCGCGGTGCTGGTGGCCATCCTCGTGCCGGTTATCGGCAACGCCCTGGTCAGCGCGCGGTCGGTGGCGTGCTCGACGACGCTCAAGAGCCTGGGTGCGGCCTGGAGACGACACGCGATGGATCACAATGACCTGGCGGTGGCCGGGCGAGACTACACCGATCCGGTCTACTACAAGTTCTGGTCAGGCGCCCAGGAGCGTCCGCCCGCCTCGGCCAGCGACCTGACCAAGTACCACCCGGATATGTCGCCGCTGATGCCGTACATGGGCGACGGGCGAATGGATGCCTGCCCGGCGTGGTCGGGCCTGCCCAACAACGGGCAGATGGGCATCGGCTACAACTGGTACTACTTCTCGTATTATGATGGCACTCCGGCCGGCGGTGGCCCCAAGACCTTCAACTGGACGAATATCCACAGCATCCAGCGCCCGGCGTCGAAAGTATGCTTTGCGGACTGCGCCCGCAACGTCAAGAGCAACCCAAACCTCCTGGAGACCACGCCGTTCCTCAACCCGCCCTCGCAGGACTATCCGGGTTTCCACGCCCGCCACGGCGGAAAGGGCAACGTCCTGTGGGTCGACGGGCACGTCGGCGAGGAACGAGCCAAGTGGATCCGCGCCGCATACACCGCCACCGGACAGGCGGCTATCACCCTCGAACAGGCCAAGTCGAATAACGTGGGTGACCTGGATATGGATGAAAACCCCGCCACCGACGAACTGTTCACCGTCGACTGA